The region CAATCATTTGCGAATTATGATGCAACCGTTGCCATGATGCTGGTCATAACCGTAGATCCTGTAATGCGTCGATAGCTGATTGACTACAGGATGTTATTTACATGACCTTGCATGTTCAAAAATCGTTTGCCACAACAAAAGCGGTAATGTAATGGATGATGTTAACTAaaaacaactaattttaattagtatgatctacttttaagcagtatgatctacttttaagtgaaaacaactaattttaattagtatgatctacttttaagcagtatgaactaattttaactaGGAACTGTTCTTTTTAAGTAAAAACGTATATATGTGCATGACAAACAACTCTTGTTCGAAGCCGCATAGTAATAGACAAATAACTACATGTCCAGAActgaaaatagaagaaaagtcaagttaatgagaatgatgagtaTGACACATCTTAACAGTTCTTTGGATCTCCGGAAGTTCGACAACGACGGGCGATGCCATCCATCAATATGCGAGCCGCAAAACGTAGACGCAAGTGTGGAATGTCAGTCTAGGGAAGTTTTAGTTTCTCACCAGCGAGTATTTGCTCCATGAAGCGCATGACATAGACTGGACAATCGACAGAACCCAGCTTTTGTCGCAGGCAATTCCGTTCGTGTCTGAGAGGGTAAGCTTCCGTGGCAGTATCACCAAATTCAATTGCTAAACATCTGTCGAATAGTTCCCGCTGGCAACTAAACATGCATCGGTCAAGCCCAAAGGAGACAAAATTAGAAAcagtttaaatgaaaaaaaacattgtgTACCATGTGGATGGCATCTTGATCATATTTCAGATTGACAGACAaggaataatgaatatatttcattttttctttatcgAGCACGAGGAGATGGAAATGACCATAAAGTATAATAGGCATTAAGATGACGTCAACATCTGCAAACCGGTGTACAGCACGCACCATCATGAGCAACGACTCTTCTCCTGTGTGCTCGTCGAGGACATCAACAGAGCAAGTGGTCGGGTGATTGCTACGCGTACCCTATAAGGGTATGGTTCGTTATTCATCTATTCCATGAGTATCAATACAGATACGTCCATCACATCATTAGCAACCATTTCCTTCCCCTCCAACAAAATGTGAGACACGCGCCCGAGTGGTGTATGACACATCATTCATCCAGACATAAGTCCTACTCGATCAAAGCAGCAAAATTGAGCGAGAACATTGAAACTTAAGCGAAAACATAGAATCATTACTTAAGTGGAAACTTTAAAACACTAGCGGAAAAATTATAACTTAAGCGGAAACATCAAAATTTAAGCGTAAATATGGTAACTTAAGCGGAAATTTTGTACCTTAAGCCGtaaaatttacatttaagaGGAAAACATTAACACTTAAGTGTAAACAGTAAAACCTatgcaaaaacatataaatttaagcAAAAACACTAAAATGTAAGcgataaacattaaaattaatcataaccATTAAAACTTAAGCGGAAGCagtaaaaattcaaatatgatGCTTACATGTCAATTGGACAGTTTAGAAAGTGGCTGATTGTCAGTTGTTCGACTTTATTTAATCTCATGAATCCAGCGGGACATTTGTTCCGTGTTACCCTAAAAGTCTGACTATCTTGCTCGGTCGGTACCACTGCCTGTTCGTCAATTGATGTTGTCTCCATTATTAGTTTTGGGATGACAACTGACgcttcatcagtagtgtcagtTGTTGGTTTCGCGCCTATCGACGGTGACATTTTATGAACCGGGGAATCAGTGTGGATGTCCTCCATGTTCGGCAATTCCTTGCCAGTTGGTGAGTCAGTGTGGATGTCCCCCATGTTTCCTAACTTCTCACTTGAAGAAGGGGGCAGATCATTTCTCAATGTTGTTAGTGTAGTTATTATAGACTCAACGTCGACGTTTTCAGCTTCGTCGACTAGTGATAACGCGGGTAGGGGATGGCTTTGTGGGTACGGAAGGGAAAGGAAGTGGGCAAGATGGCTCAGGTCTAGAGTGGGAAGGGATGGGGGAAGGTGGCGCGGGTCCGGAGGGGGAGGGGATTGGGGAAGATAGCGCGGGTCCGGAGGAAGGAGGGAGTGGGAATGACGGATCGAGTGCGGAGGGGAAAGCAGGTGGGGATGGTGGCGCTGGTCCGGAGGAGAAGGGAGTGGGAATGACGGATCAGGTGCGGAGGGGCAAACAGGTGGGGATGGCGGCGAGTGTGCGGAGGAGGGAGGGAGTGGGGATGACGGATCGGGTGCAGAGGGGGAAGCGGGTGGGTATGATGAGACGAGTCCGGTGGCGGAAGCAGGTGGGGATGGTGCGGCAGGTGCCGATAGGGAAGCGAGTGGGGCCTGTTCGGCGGGTGCAGAGAAGGAAGGGTGTAGGGATGGTGTTGTGGGTCCGAAAGACAAAGTCGATGAAGATGGAGTTAATTTTGTCTTGACTTTGCCCTTTCGGGCAATTTTTAGAGATCGTTCTTCTGGTCGGCGATTGGCTTACGAAATCGCAGAAGTTGTAGATCGCCTTGTAACTGGCTTGGGAGAAGCATCCTCAGAATCATTAGATGCGGAAAGAGGCAATGGTTGTCTTCGCCGGGTGACAACCTTCTTCACTTGACATCTAGTGGTGGCCGCTTGTTTCGGCAAAAAATCCTTGGTGTCGTCTGCATCTACCATCGATGCATCTATCGATGTAACATTAGAAGGGCCATGACTCTCAATTACCTCAACTCTAGTTTGAAGCCCACCAACAGTCTCGGCCAACTTTTCAAAACCTTTCAGTAAATGTAACCCAATGTCTTAATTAACTACCCCCTCGGTGGATTAACAAAAACAGAACCACGTCGACCCCGACGTGGTCGGCTCCTCGGTGACGAGGGAGAGCGTACACGTTTCCTTTCGGTTTTCTCCCCATATTTTGCGCCTAGATGTATGGTGATAGCCACTTGTTCTCCATGGTGGCTTGTCCTGACTAAAGCTTCTTCTTTGTTGTTAGCCGGGACGAGGGCGGAAAACTGTAATGTGGAAATGACATACAGTCAAGGTAAACAATGATacttaaatgaaaaaaacataaaaaccagcaaaaaaattaatttttaaccgGAACCATAACAAATTAAGTATAAACTAAAtcttttaaatggaaacataaattattatgcgaaaaattgtaatattaaataaaaacataaattattaagcGAAACAAGATATTTTAAGTGTAAACTCTATAATTTAAAGTGAAACATTTACTATTAAGTGATAACTCCAAATATTAAGCTGAAACGAAATACTTTAAGtgtaaactaaacatttaaaaCGGAAACAAACATTATTATGCTAgaacttataatattaaatgaaaacattaactCTTAAGcgaaaaactaaataaaatacgTGTAAAACGATTTTAAACTGAAACAAACATTATTTAGAGAGAACTCCCCATATGAATACCTCTTTCCCCTCGATTTATGATAGCAATGAACCGATGGATGCTTGCTTCTTGAAACTGTTCACCCCATAACACAGGATCCGGGGAGTTTTACCAAATCTCACCTTCTTGCCGGTGCCAGTTACTTCGTAGAACCAAATATTTAGAGCGACAGCACATCCTCACAAGTAGCCAGTGTTTGTCTTCTCACCAAAGCATCTTGCTTGAACTCTGGCGGCCGTTTGCGGAACGTCatccataagccacttatgtGTGGCTTAGCGCCGCATTGTGGGAAGATTGTCCACATAGTCTACAAGCCAATTGGGAAAAGAACATGATGAGTTCGGGAACAGCATGGTCCCCATGATGAATACTAACAATATCTTcacaaagttttcttcttctcccctcttccGGACTATTGTGCTAAGAGTTTTTTTGATGAATTCCCTATGTCTTTcattggtttttgaaaaatatttttcttcaaattctgAATGTGCCTTTCTCTTCTTGAAAACCACTGCGTCCGCATCACATCTAAGACCAAGAATAATGGATACATCTTCGGGTCTGAACATCAACAAGCTCTCACCAATTCTAAATTTTTGGAAGCGCCCATTATATCTCTGCAACAGAGCATCGAGCAATCCCCTCTCTTGTAGTATAGGTTCAATTTCCATTAACGATGCAAAAGGAGTACTCCGGATGATTTACAAATGTCAAGAATTCATGTTTTGTCTTAACTCAACAAGCGTTTCAGCTATGGAGACCAAATAATACCTGTCGTTTACAAGGTTGGTTGCCATATATCCAATACCTTCACCAAGACGAAAGCATTAACgaactatcaataatttttaagcggaaactagaTATTATAAGTGGAAACACATTTACTTAAATGAAAACCGATTAATTTAAAAGGTAAACAACACATGCAAAAAAAGGCAAAgctaaaactaaaaccaaacgTTCATAAACATCATCTTCCATTCGAGATAGAGCGACAACTTTCTAAATTTAAGACTGGATCatacacaacaaacaaaaattaaaaaaccttaaattacaaaaccctagaaacccaaAACAGCGATGTAAACAACCCTACAACCTTCCATTAATACCTCCAGGCTCACTGATTCAAGAGTATGGAGATGGGGTCAAGGAAATAACAATTAAGACCAGGGAAAGCTCTAGCAAACTTCTTCTAAATACCTTCAGTCGAACAGAGGCCTTCAATTTGTGAAAGTCTCAGGATCTGAAGAGGCAAGTCTCAGAATCTGCAGGGGCAACTGAGAGAAGGCGCGCATAGGAACCATCGCTCCCCTCTCGGGATTCATGGCCGCTTAACCGGCCACTTCCCAACGTGGAGAGAGGGTAACACACCATTGATGTAACTGGCGGGGCATTTCGgtcttttcttctcaaaactcaCGGAGTTAGCAACAGCAAGGATCCAAAATGCATATGTACGAAAAAGGAGGGATGATCTGTGCATTTCCAAACTAGTAGGGTTTTCtgtgaatacctgaactttggaggaaatttttgtttatttccagtatctttttaaataatatattagcaTGTATATACTTTTacaaatatcaatttatatatatatatatatatcctattgCAACTAAATATTAGTAAAATTGCTTACGCCACTATTTAAGTGAGTAAAATGCCTAAAATGTTAATCGATATCTTTTATGGTGTATATATGTAAACACAAAATGCTCATCATTTAATCTCtccatttatactctattattAATACAACTTCAGTCGTAGAAGTATACatacaaaaacataagatttatatagatatatctcATTTATAGAGTATCATATCATGTAATATTCAACTTTTTAAAGAGGAAATATTCCAAATACCATACACATGCTCCCTTTTCGTTTTCCTTTTCATGAAGGACTCGATTAAAGTCCACCATGATCAATTATATACATTAGGGGCCCCAACTAATTTTGAAAGAGGTGGATTTGTTAGAGGTACATGATACatctaaaatatcaattatGTTGTGCTGGCCATTCACAGAGCGCTTTCAGAACAGAACGAACTACTCTTCCCTGCTGCGACCCTTTTTTTTTGCTAtacttttgtttaaataaagACCAAAATCATAATAGCTTTTATGTTGTTCTACCCAAGTCCTGTAACATGcatctaacttttttttttttaatttttggaaaaaaacatTCTAGATTTAAATTGTTAAGTCATACAAAGCATGAGAggataaaatatggaaaatcaGTGGCGTCACCAACGAGTGAACAAAAGCAAATGACAGTTGAAACGAAATAGAGGCCTTAGTGGGCGGGGAATAGCAATGCATGATGTGGTGCATCCCAACCACATGAAATGACATAGATATTTCACAACTAAGAATCACCAGtgcaaccaccaccaccaccaccaccaccatcatcataaTCCACAAAAGGGAAAGAATTCGCCATTTCCCCGAACACACGCAAATCCAAACAAAATGAtagaaaccacaaaaaaattaactctgaaaaagaagacattccaaTATAACAACATAGATAATTCATTATTCACTACATGAGAAGGTTGCAGAGATTACAGTCCCAAGTATCATCAGCCTGCAAAAGTAGGGCTTGGTGAAAAAAAACAGCTTAAGAAAGCTGTCATGGCAAAGCTCAAGAATCAGCTGCCATTACCAAAGCCCATGAATTTCCAGGCATATCAAACAGAACCATACAAAAGCAACCCTCACACATAATAGAACAACACTACAACAAACCATAAACAGCAAACAGACTCAACAAGAAGCCCAAACCAGAGCAGCAACATTACCTGAAGAAGCATGCACTACCCAGCAGGACCAATGTGAGGCATGGCTAAAACACCAGAGCAACATAACCAGCAACAGAGATCACCGTCGCATGGCTGCCCCAGCAAGACATAACCAGGACCCAGTAAAAAACGACTGACTGAAAGAAATAAACACACTTAAACCGGAAAGGGTTTAAAACCATCACGGATGGAAACCGCATCTATATCTGAATCTCAGGGATCAAGGCCAAGAGAGAGGATCCTCCCAAAATCATCGGAAGCCAAACATTCCAATAACAGACATCAATGCCTGCAAAAATGAGAAGGAATGGCCGAGAGTCCCTGGAAAATAATGCAGTCCCACACCGAAATGGAAAGCCCACTGTCATGACGAGCCAAAAACTGAAAATAGAACAACCACTGAAGCTAATACTGTTGTCTTTCCATATGTCAACTTGTGCACACGCCGGAGCTAAAAGACCCATTCATACGCAGACTTATAGGCAAAGAATGTCCTGCGTGATTTCTTATTTCTCCTTCCTAATCACAGCTTAGGAGAGGATGTCACACCACCACAGCTTCTCCTCAAGCGAAGCAATCCCTTGGCTGCCAATTAGGTTGCACTGCTGGAGGTTTAAACCAAGAAGAGAACGTCCCATGTTGCCCAAGAATGGCAAGCTTCCTCGAGTCACCTTAGAACAGCCTGAGAAGGAGAGGACTTGCAGATTAAACTGCCTTGCAGAAGCAAGGGCGGCAACACCATAATCGGTGATTGAGCAGCTTGACATATCAAGATCTGTCAACACAGAACAATTCTCAGCAATTGCCAGAAGGCTGGCATCAGTGACCTTCTTGCACCCGTCAAGATGCAGCAGCTGTAGAGTTTCACCATGGGCCCTCACGAGAGGAGAAACAACAGCATCTGTAAGATTCACACAACCACTCAGATTAACCTTCACCAGACGAGATTCAGAGCTATCAATCAGTGGAAGAAGACCAGCATCAGTTGCAGCAACCAGACCGCTGAGGTCCACCTGCTGTAATTTAGGGCAAATTCTACCAACCACAGCTAAGCTGGAGCTGCTGAAACCTGGGCAGTCACGAATTGTCAGAGATCGGAGAGACATGCAGCAGGGGAGTTGGGTAGGGAAAGCATTGATATCCCTAATTCCGAAGCACTTTGACAAGGTAAGGGTCTTAAGCTTGGATGTGCAATTCAAAAGGACGCCAAGCACGCCGAAGAGGGTGACCCTGCTGCACTCCTCCAGCTGCAGGCTCTCAAGTGACCCGGCTGCTCCAGAGAAAGCATTCAATCCATTGTCCGACAAGGTAAAGCATTTCCTGAGGCACAGCTGCTTTAGACTTGGGGAACCCTTGGCAATTGCCTCCAGGCCCAGATCAGTGACACCCCGGCAGGATATGATGGTCAAGTGCTTCAGATTTTGCATGCCCCGTGCATTACCCATGACCCAAAAACCCCTCTCAGAAACGTTCATCAAGCCACTAATCACCAAATCAGTAACAGCCTTCCCGTAGTGTCCAATAACAGCAAGAGCGACATCACTAATGGTCAAATtgtgaagcttgatctttgaGAGGGTGGTTGAAGCTGAAGAGACCAAGCCTGCAATTCCCTGATCACCCACAAGACGGCAGCCATTAATAGAAATAGATAGCAGTTGAGAACATCTGCGGCCGATGGCTTGAAGTCCCTCATTCCCAACCTTGGAGCAAGACTGGATGGACAAAGATTTCAGGTTGTGGCACTTCTGAGCAACAGCAATCAAACCTTTATCTGAGATCAAAGGGCACTGGCAAAGATCAAGTTTTTCCAACATAGGACACCCATCAGCGATCTCAGAAAGACCCTCGTCGGTGACAAAAGGAACATCCCACATGGACAGAGCAGTGAGGGTAGGGCAGCCATGAGCAATAGCGGCAAGACCAACATCAGTAACACCCCGAGCTGTATTGCTCCCTCGGATCGAAAGCTTTCCAAGTCCACCACGGCCGACCAAGCCAACAGCCATGGAAGCCAATCTCACATCGGTAGCCTCTTTCCCCTCCAAGCACCTAGAGAGATGACCACCCTTAATCTCCTGTTCCTCATCCAAAGTAGCCTCTCCGTTGAGGTCAGGCAGGGGTTTCTTCACAGAATTCAAAAGGGAAACATCCTGCTGAGCAGGAGAAACCTTGCTGCAAGCCTCACCAGCGATCTCAGAAGAACGGATGCTACTGAGAAGGAAAAGCCAGCGTTTGGAAACACAAGCAGAGGCGCTTCGATCTTTGTCAGCGGGGAGACGCCTGAAGATCTCAAAAAGGCACTCATCAGGGAGGACATCGATGGAGCAGGGCTTCTTCAAAGCAAGCTTGGGTTCAGATGGAGCTGTAAGAATGAAAGGGGCGGTGATCCGAGACCTCTTGCGAGGAGGGCAGTAGACATCAACGTTGGGCGTGAGCGACAAGAAGAGGCTCGACGACTCCATGAGATTGGAGTACAAAGGCCCCCCGGGGCGTATGTCTCGATCTCCtgcaacatcatcaacaacaaaaatcaatagATCTGTAAAAGCAAAAATCCAGTAAATCCAGATCTATGAAGCAGATCCAAACTTTTCAATCAatcagaagaacaaaaaaaagagatcataaaaagagagagaagaagatccaCACCTCCGCAGTTAACGAGAGCCGGCATGATTGAAACCCCGGGGAGCCGAAGCTGGAGAAAACCACCGAAAACACCAGCAGATCCACCACCAAAACAAT is a window of Dioscorea cayenensis subsp. rotundata cultivar TDr96_F1 chromosome 5, TDr96_F1_v2_PseudoChromosome.rev07_lg8_w22 25.fasta, whole genome shotgun sequence DNA encoding:
- the LOC120260991 gene encoding EIN3-binding F-box protein 1-like; its protein translation is MPALVNCGGDRDIRPGGPLYSNLMESSSLFLSLTPNVDVYCPPRKRSRITAPFILTAPSEPKLALKKPCSIDVLPDECLFEIFRRLPADKDRSASACVSKRWLFLLSSIRSSEIAGEACSKVSPAQQDVSLLNSVKKPLPDLNGEATLDEEQEIKGGHLSRCLEGKEATDVRLASMAVGLVGRGGLGKLSIRGSNTARGVTDVGLAAIAHGCPTLTALSMWDVPFVTDEGLSEIADGCPMLEKLDLCQCPLISDKGLIAVAQKCHNLKSLSIQSCSKVGNEGLQAIGRRCSQLLSISINGCRLVGDQGIAGLVSSASTTLSKIKLHNLTISDVALAVIGHYGKAVTDLVISGLMNVSERGFWVMGNARGMQNLKHLTIISCRGVTDLGLEAIAKGSPSLKQLCLRKCFTLSDNGLNAFSGAAGSLESLQLEECSRVTLFGVLGVLLNCTSKLKTLTLSKCFGIRDINAFPTQLPCCMSLRSLTIRDCPGFSSSSLAVVGRICPKLQQVDLSGLVAATDAGLLPLIDSSESRLVKVNLSGCVNLTDAVVSPLVRAHGETLQLLHLDGCKKVTDASLLAIAENCSVLTDLDMSSCSITDYGVAALASARQFNLQVLSFSGCSKVTRGSLPFLGNMGRSLLGLNLQQCNLIGSQGIASLEEKLWWCDILS